GATAGGCCTGGAAGATCTCGATATAGTTTTCCAGCCCGACATGGCCGATTTCGGGCGGAATCTTGTAGGCGGTGAGCTTGTCGGTGAGACTGACGCGCAGCACCCAGATCAGCGGCAGCAAAATCGCCAGCGAGAATGCCGAGAGAACGATATGGGGGATGATGTTTCGCCAAGTCGTTCGCATCGGATTGCCCTCAATCCATCCTGACGCCGCCGGTGACGTTGAGCGCCTCACCGGTGACGAAGCCGGCGAGATCGCTGGCCAGGAACAGCACCGTCTTGGCGACGTCATCCGGTTCTTCGAGGCGCCCCATGGGCGTCTGGTTGATGTAGTCGTCGATCACGGCCTGGGGTGACATTTCGCGCAGCTTGGCTTCCCACTCCACTTCGCGGGATTGCATGCCGGTCTTCACAAAGCCCGGGCAGACGCAATTGACGCGAATGCCATGCGGCGCCATTTCGCGCGCCAAGGCCTGAGTGAAGCCGACGACGGCGAATTTGCTGGCCGAATAGTGCGCAAGCCACGGCGCGCCCCATTTGCCGGCGAGCGATGCCGTGTTGACGATGACGCCCTGGCGCTTCTCTTTCAGGAAATAGCGCACCGCCGCCTGGTTGGTCAGAAAAATGCCGCGGGCGTTGACGTCGAAATTGAAGTCCCAATCCTCGTCGGTGAGATCGACGACGAGTTTCATGGACGAGACGCCGGCATTGGCAGCGAGAACGTCGTAACCGCCAAAGCGCTCGACGATGGTTGCAAAAGCGGCGGTGACGCTGGCGCGGTCGCGGACGTCGATCTTGAGGCCGGTATGCTGGTCGCCGAGCTTGCTTGCAGCAGCGATAGCGCCCGCTTCATCGAGATCGGCAATTGCGACGCGCATGCCGGCTTCATGAAAGTGGCGCGCGATCGATAACCCGATGCCCGTCGCGCCACCGGTGACGATGGCGCGCTTGCCCGCAAGATCCTTCAGCATCCCTGTCATGCCTTTCGTTTTCGATCATTTAAGATCGATTTCGATCATTCATAGCGGGTGAATTGGCGGCTGGCAAGCCATTGCGGCTGGATTTTTGCAGGGATGCCGCTAGTATGATCGAAAATGATCATTCTAGTTGCAGAAGCCGCATGCGCGATCCCCTAGCCAAGCAGATGACCACCACCCGGACCCCGGTGACGGTGCGCGACAGCCAGTTGCGCGACTTTGTCGAGCGCCGCGGTTTTGCTGCGGTGAGCGAGATCGCGGCCGAACTCGGCGTCTCCGAGATCACCATACGCCGGGACCTCACGCGGCTTGAATCGCAAGGGCTGCTGGTGCGCACCCATGGCGGGGCGCTGGCCGGCAAGCTCTCCAGCACCGAATCCTTTGACAGCGACGAGCCAAGTTTCGAAGCCCGGCGGCGGCGCAATGCCGAGGCAAAGACCCTTATCGGCGTGGCGGCTGCGGCACTCATCCGCCCCGGCGCCACGATCGGCATCGATGTCGGCACGACGGCGTTGGAGCTCGCCCGCCAACTCACCACACGCGACGACATCAAGATCTTCACCAACAGCGTGCGCGCGGCCACCCTGCTGTCGGAAGGGCCGGCCCCGGTCTATCTGCCCGGCGGGCAGTTGCGCTCGAAAGAGCTTTCCGTCCACGGCTCGATCGCGGTCGCGCAGCTGCGACACTATTGGTTTGATTTGGCCTTCATCGGCTTTTCCGGCCTCACCGATCAGGGCCTCTTCGATTATTCCCTGGAGGATACGGAGATCAAGCGCGTCTATATCGAGCGCGCGGCGCAGATCGTGGCGCTGTGCGACTCATCGAAATTCGGCCGCCTCTCCATGGCGCGGGTGGGCACGCTGGAGGAAGTTGACACGCTCATCACCGACGCCGCGCCGCCCGATTTCCTGCGCGAGGCACTGGAACGTGCCGAGGTAAAGATCATCGTGGCGCGCGGGGACGGCGCGGAAAGCGCCCTCCCCACCTAGACTGCCGGTCCGCCGGCGTAACTGCCGGACAAGGCGATGATGCGCCTTGCCCGCTCCAGGACCGGGCGGTCGATCATGGCGCCATTGAGCTGCACGGCGCCACCGCCGTCGGACAGATCGATCACCTGTCGCGCCCAGGCGAGCGTTTCATCGCTCGGCAGAAAGGCGCGCAGGGCCGGGGCGATCTGGCGCGGATGGATCATCAACTTGCCGCCGAAGCCCAATGACACCGCCCGTTCCGTATCCGCCTGTACCTGATCGGCGTCATCGAGGACCGTTGTGACGCCATCGATTGGCGCCGCAATCCCCGCGAGGCGCGCGCGAAAGACGATCTCGCTGCGCGCGGCCAGCATCGCATCCCAGCTCGGGTTGCAGCCCAGATCCATC
The genomic region above belongs to Dongia rigui and contains:
- a CDS encoding SDR family NAD(P)-dependent oxidoreductase; the encoded protein is MTGMLKDLAGKRAIVTGGATGIGLSIARHFHEAGMRVAIADLDEAGAIAAASKLGDQHTGLKIDVRDRASVTAAFATIVERFGGYDVLAANAGVSSMKLVVDLTDEDWDFNFDVNARGIFLTNQAAVRYFLKEKRQGVIVNTASLAGKWGAPWLAHYSASKFAVVGFTQALAREMAPHGIRVNCVCPGFVKTGMQSREVEWEAKLREMSPQAVIDDYINQTPMGRLEEPDDVAKTVLFLASDLAGFVTGEALNVTGGVRMD
- a CDS encoding DeoR/GlpR family DNA-binding transcription regulator, with the translated sequence MRDPLAKQMTTTRTPVTVRDSQLRDFVERRGFAAVSEIAAELGVSEITIRRDLTRLESQGLLVRTHGGALAGKLSSTESFDSDEPSFEARRRRNAEAKTLIGVAAAALIRPGATIGIDVGTTALELARQLTTRDDIKIFTNSVRAATLLSEGPAPVYLPGGQLRSKELSVHGSIAVAQLRHYWFDLAFIGFSGLTDQGLFDYSLEDTEIKRVYIERAAQIVALCDSSKFGRLSMARVGTLEEVDTLITDAAPPDFLREALERAEVKIIVARGDGAESALPT